In Halobacterium noricense, the genomic stretch CGCCGGCGTGGCGACCGGTTCGGCGTGCTCGACGGACGACGCGACGGCATCGACGCGCTCCCGTAGCTACCCGCCTACGGTGACGGTCGCGTCGTTGGCGATGCCGATGGAGACAGTGTCGTCGCCGGTGAACTCGTAGGTCTGCTCGGTCGTCTCCCCGTCGACGGTGACGGCGACGACGTACTCGCCGCTCCCCTCGAACGCCGGTAGCTCCTCGTCGGTTTCGGCGTCGACAGTCACGTCCTCGCTGTACACGCTGTCGCCGTCGTTCAGCACTTCCACGGTGACGTCGTGGCTCGTCTCGTCGTTGTTGACGAGCAGGACGTTCGTCGTCGCCGAACTCCCGAATCCGAGTGCGCTACAGCCGGCGGTGGCGACGAGGACGCCGACGAGCGCGATCAGCACGACCTGCTTGCTCCGACTGTCCATACCCACCCCTGACAGAGTGAACGTAAAGAACGCCGGATAGCTCAAAGAACGGTCGAACTCTTCGACTGCGTGCGAGGCGTTATTCGGGTGCCACGGCCGCCAGCGTCTGGTCGATGACCTCGCGGTCGGCGGCGCGTGGGAACGAGACGGCGATGGCGTCGATACCGTCGACGGCCGCGAACTTGGCGACGCGCTGGCGGACCGTCTCGGGCGTGCCGGCGGCCGCCAGCGCGTCCAGCAGGTCGTCGGAGACGCTGGCGACGGCGCGCTCGCGGTCGCCGTCCTGCCACGCGCCGTGGATGGTCTCGGCGGCGTCCTCGTAGCCCTGCCGGGCGACCGCATCCCGGTAGAACGTCCCCATGCCGCCGACGTAGAACGCGAGATGCTGGCGCGCGAGGTCGCGGGCGGCGTCGCTGTCGGGCAGCGCACAGCACGGCAGCATGAACGTCGTGTGGACGTCCTCGGCGTCGCGGTTGCCGAGGCTCGCGCCGCGCCGGAGGTCCGCGTAGCGGTCCTCGAAGCCCGCCTGCGTGAACATGAGCGCGTGCCAGCCGTCGGCGAACCGGCCCGCGAGTTCGACGGCTTTCGGGCCCATGCCGGTGATGTCGATTTCGGGGACGGGCTCCGGCGGGTCCTGTCGCAGCCTGAAGCCGCGGGTCTGGACGACGTCGCCGTCGTAGTCGACTTGTTCGCCCGACAGCACTTGTCGAACGGCTTCGACGTACTCGCGCGTTCGCTTCAGGGGGTTACCGAACTCTTGGCCGTGCCAGCCCTCGACGACTGCGGGGCCGCTCGGGCCGAGGCCGAGGCGGAACCGGCCACCGGACTGCTCCTGAAGTGTGGCGGCGGTCTGCCCGAGGAGCGCGGCGCTCCGGGAGTACGTGTTCACGATGCTGGTGCCGACGCCGAT encodes the following:
- a CDS encoding TIGR04024 family LLM class F420-dependent oxidoreductase encodes the protein MTARTVHLPVAAQDSLSDVVGIGERAEELGYDRVWFPETWGRDAVTTLAALADRTDTIGVGTSIVNTYSRSAALLGQTAATLQEQSGGRFRLGLGPSGPAVVEGWHGQEFGNPLKRTREYVEAVRQVLSGEQVDYDGDVVQTRGFRLRQDPPEPVPEIDITGMGPKAVELAGRFADGWHALMFTQAGFEDRYADLRRGASLGNRDAEDVHTTFMLPCCALPDSDAARDLARQHLAFYVGGMGTFYRDAVARQGYEDAAETIHGAWQDGDRERAVASVSDDLLDALAAAGTPETVRQRVAKFAAVDGIDAIAVSFPRAADREVIDQTLAAVAPE